The Mucilaginibacter yixingensis genome window below encodes:
- the pyk gene encoding pyruvate kinase yields MKLSYNRTKIVATMGPASAKKDVLLAMVKAGVNVCRLNFSHGKPEDHQKTIDIIREINDKYKMNVGILADLQGPKIRIGLVKDGGIHLANGKRINMTTNECIGDDNQIYITYEAFPQDVKAGEIILLDDGKIQMKVVETNKKDLVVCEIVHGGILTSRKGVNLPNTKVSIPSLTEEDLENLEFALQNDVEWIGLSFVRSANDITELKRIINRSGKAARVIAKIEKPEAIDNIDGIVEATDGVMVARGDLGVEMPLEEVPLLQKMIVKKCRAASKPVIVATQMLESMITTPRPTRAEVNDVANSVLDGADAVMLSGETSVGEFPLIVIETMAKIVRNVEERGYPFNAEKLPYDKIAPANYLSNAICESAVHLAGHTNAVGIVSMTFSGYTAFEISSYRPKASTYIFTSNRNLLNALSLVWGVKAFYYDKQESTDKTIADVNGILKAENLIEVGDVVINTAAVPIAKQGKTNMLKVAVIE; encoded by the coding sequence ATGAAATTATCTTATAACAGAACAAAAATAGTTGCCACCATGGGTCCGGCATCTGCCAAAAAAGATGTGCTTTTGGCCATGGTAAAAGCCGGTGTTAACGTTTGCCGCCTGAATTTCTCGCACGGTAAACCAGAAGATCACCAGAAAACTATTGATATTATTCGCGAGATCAACGATAAATATAAAATGAATGTAGGCATCCTGGCCGATTTACAGGGTCCTAAAATTCGTATCGGTTTGGTAAAAGATGGTGGTATCCACCTGGCCAACGGCAAACGCATCAACATGACCACCAACGAGTGTATTGGCGATGACAACCAGATCTACATTACTTATGAAGCCTTCCCACAGGACGTAAAAGCCGGTGAAATTATTTTGCTGGACGACGGCAAGATCCAAATGAAGGTGGTTGAAACCAACAAAAAAGACCTGGTAGTTTGTGAAATTGTTCACGGTGGTATCCTTACCTCACGCAAAGGCGTTAACCTGCCAAACACCAAAGTATCTATCCCTAGCTTAACTGAAGAAGATCTGGAAAACCTGGAATTTGCGCTGCAAAATGATGTAGAGTGGATCGGTCTTTCTTTTGTACGTTCTGCTAATGATATTACCGAGCTTAAACGCATTATTAACCGCAGTGGTAAAGCTGCCCGCGTTATTGCCAAAATAGAGAAACCTGAGGCTATTGATAACATTGACGGTATTGTTGAAGCAACCGACGGTGTGATGGTGGCCCGTGGTGACCTGGGTGTGGAAATGCCGCTGGAAGAAGTGCCATTACTGCAAAAAATGATTGTTAAGAAATGTCGTGCAGCTTCTAAACCGGTTATTGTGGCTACCCAGATGCTGGAGTCAATGATCACCACTCCTCGCCCAACCCGTGCCGAGGTGAATGACGTTGCTAACTCTGTACTTGATGGCGCCGATGCCGTGATGCTAAGCGGCGAGACATCAGTAGGTGAATTCCCGCTGATTGTTATCGAGACCATGGCTAAGATCGTTCGTAATGTGGAAGAGCGCGGCTATCCGTTCAATGCCGAGAAACTGCCTTATGATAAAATTGCACCTGCAAACTACCTGAGCAACGCTATTTGCGAGTCGGCAGTGCATTTGGCTGGTCATACCAATGCTGTAGGTATCGTGTCAATGACTTTCTCTGGTTATACCGCATTTGAAATTTCAAGCTATCGCCCTAAAGCCAGCACTTACATCTTTACTTCAAACCGCAACCTGCTTAACGCACTGAGCTTGGTATGGGGTGTAAAAGCTTTCTATTACGATAAACAAGAGAGCACCGACAAAACGATTGCCGATGTAAACGGTATCCTGAAAGCCGAGAATCTGATTGAGGTTGGCGATGTAGTGATTAACACTGCCGCAGTGCCAATTGCTAAACAAGGCAAAACCAACATGCTTAAAGTAGCTGTTATTGAATAA
- a CDS encoding IPExxxVDY family protein, translating into MVLNKKLLKLEIDLDFVLIAITAPLRDYRVAYLINKHLRFNFVRINDHEVQIYPTSAEPVPFAMFNDFWEASETDFYLIANRGTDGMLIPEMREADYFLMIKNYIDDYDLAEIINGLNRIPEIVAAIKIDPKRIKSKENLLF; encoded by the coding sequence ATGGTTTTGAATAAAAAGCTTTTAAAGTTAGAGATTGACCTTGATTTTGTGCTGATTGCCATCACCGCACCATTGAGGGATTATCGTGTAGCTTACCTGATTAACAAGCATCTGCGCTTTAATTTTGTGCGGATAAATGACCACGAAGTGCAGATTTACCCTACCAGTGCAGAACCAGTGCCATTTGCTATGTTTAATGACTTTTGGGAGGCCAGCGAGACCGATTTTTACCTCATTGCCAACCGCGGAACAGACGGTATGCTGATACCTGAAATGCGCGAAGCCGACTATTTTTTAATGATTAAGAACTATATAGACGACTATGATCTGGCCGAAATCATTAACGGATTGAACCGGATACCCGAGATTGTGGCTGCTATAAAAATTGATCCGAAGCGCATCAAATCCAAAGAAAACCTTTTATTTTAG
- a CDS encoding acyl carrier protein translates to MSDIASRVKAIIVEKLGVDESEVTPEASFTNDLGADSLDTVELIMEFEKEFNVAIPDDQAETIGTVGQAIAYLEKNVK, encoded by the coding sequence ATGTCTGATATCGCTTCAAGAGTAAAAGCTATCATCGTAGAAAAATTAGGTGTTGACGAAAGTGAAGTAACACCAGAAGCAAGTTTCACCAATGACCTTGGCGCAGATTCTTTAGACACCGTGGAATTAATCATGGAGTTTGAAAAAGAATTTAACGTGGCTATTCCTGACGATCAGGCAGAGACCATCGGTACAGTTGGTCAGGCTATCGCTTACCTTGAGAAAAACGTTAAATAA
- the fabF gene encoding beta-ketoacyl-ACP synthase II: MEFKRVVVTGLGALTPIGNSVSEYWNGLINGVSGAALIKSFDTSKFKTQFACEVKNFDADGFLGKKDARKLDPFVQYALYSTEEAVNDAGLNFETLDTSRIGVIWGSGIGGLKTFLDEVVNFAKGDGTPRFNPFFIPKMIADIAPGHISIKYGLRGPNFTTVSACASSNNSLIDAFNYIRLGKANMFISGGSEAIINEAGIGGFNAMHALSTRNDDPATASRPFDLDRDGFVAGEGAGTIILEELEHAKARGAKIYAEMMGGGMSADAYHMTAPHPEGLGAALVMKAALEDANMTPADIDYVNVHGTSTPIGDPQEVKAISEAYGDDLFRINISSTKSMTGHLLGAAGAVEAIAAIMAVKHNIVPPTINHFTDDPAFDPRINFTFNKAQERVVRAAQSNGFGFGGHNASVIFKKYED, encoded by the coding sequence ATGGAGTTTAAAAGAGTTGTTGTAACCGGGCTTGGAGCACTTACTCCAATTGGTAATTCCGTATCAGAATACTGGAACGGACTTATTAATGGAGTAAGCGGCGCAGCCTTGATTAAGAGTTTTGATACCTCAAAGTTCAAAACACAGTTTGCCTGCGAAGTAAAAAACTTCGATGCTGATGGTTTTTTGGGTAAAAAAGATGCCCGTAAACTTGATCCGTTTGTTCAATACGCGCTGTATTCTACAGAAGAAGCCGTAAACGATGCAGGCCTTAACTTTGAAACGCTGGACACCAGCCGCATTGGCGTGATCTGGGGCTCGGGCATTGGTGGCTTAAAAACTTTTTTAGACGAAGTTGTTAATTTTGCCAAAGGCGACGGGACTCCCCGTTTCAATCCTTTCTTCATTCCTAAAATGATTGCTGATATAGCTCCTGGCCATATCTCTATCAAATACGGATTGCGCGGACCGAATTTTACCACGGTTTCTGCCTGTGCCTCTTCAAACAATTCATTAATTGATGCCTTCAATTACATCCGCCTGGGTAAAGCCAATATGTTTATCAGCGGTGGTTCTGAAGCTATTATTAATGAAGCGGGTATAGGTGGTTTCAATGCCATGCACGCCCTTTCAACCCGTAATGATGACCCGGCAACGGCCTCACGTCCGTTTGACCTTGACCGCGACGGCTTCGTAGCTGGCGAGGGCGCTGGTACCATCATCCTGGAAGAACTGGAGCATGCTAAAGCACGCGGAGCCAAAATTTATGCCGAAATGATGGGCGGTGGCATGAGTGCCGATGCCTACCACATGACGGCTCCTCACCCAGAGGGTTTGGGCGCTGCGCTGGTAATGAAGGCTGCGCTGGAAGACGCAAACATGACCCCTGCCGATATTGACTATGTGAACGTGCATGGTACATCAACCCCAATAGGCGACCCACAAGAGGTAAAAGCTATCTCTGAAGCCTATGGTGATGATCTGTTCCGCATCAACATCAGCTCAACCAAATCAATGACCGGTCACCTTTTGGGTGCAGCAGGTGCTGTTGAGGCTATTGCGGCAATTATGGCTGTTAAGCACAATATTGTTCCGCCAACCATCAACCACTTTACTGATGATCCGGCTTTTGATCCACGCATTAACTTCACCTTCAACAAAGCACAAGAACGTGTGGTAAGGGCGGCTCAAAGCAATGGCTTTGGCTTTGGCGGGCATAATGCATCTGTGATTTTCAAGAAGTATGAAGATTAA
- the rnc gene encoding ribonuclease III → MPIAGFYKLYLSPNRKYIKKLHNLLGFVPGNLSLYRMAFRHKSVAQAVKKGVKNSNERLEFLGDAVLGCVIAEVLFKLYPYGDEGFLTELRSKIVSRVNLNQLARKLGFEQLIEYDTRMVNSTRQGSLLGDAFEALVGAVYLDKGYEFTKDFLINNIIKSHIDIHTLEQTETNFKSKLIEWCQRHSKDISFDLIENQEGESTKLFTIQAIVDGEVMGMGKEFSKKNAEKLAAEKACEALAI, encoded by the coding sequence ATGCCTATAGCTGGATTTTATAAGCTTTATCTATCCCCCAACAGGAAATATATTAAAAAACTACACAATTTGCTCGGTTTTGTGCCGGGCAATTTGTCTTTATACCGTATGGCTTTTCGCCATAAGTCGGTAGCACAGGCCGTAAAAAAAGGCGTAAAGAACAGTAACGAGCGCCTGGAGTTTCTGGGCGATGCCGTGCTGGGCTGTGTTATAGCCGAGGTGCTTTTTAAATTATATCCCTACGGAGACGAAGGTTTTCTGACCGAGCTTCGTTCCAAAATCGTTAGTCGCGTTAACCTCAATCAGCTGGCCCGCAAGCTGGGCTTTGAGCAGTTGATTGAGTATGATACCCGCATGGTAAACTCTACCCGCCAGGGCTCGCTTCTGGGCGATGCTTTTGAGGCGCTGGTAGGCGCCGTTTACCTTGACAAAGGCTACGAGTTCACCAAAGATTTTCTGATCAATAATATCATTAAATCGCACATTGACATCCACACGCTGGAGCAAACCGAAACCAACTTCAAAAGCAAGCTGATTGAATGGTGTCAGCGCCATAGCAAAGACATCAGTTTTGATCTGATTGAGAACCAGGAAGGCGAAAGCACTAAGCTATTCACCATACAGGCCATTGTAGACGGCGAAGTAATGGGCATGGGCAAAGAGTTCAGCAAGAAGAATGCGGAGAAGCTGGCTGCTGAGAAAGCGTGTGAAGCGTTAGCGATTTAA
- the purD gene encoding phosphoribosylamine--glycine ligase, whose protein sequence is MNILLLGSGGRESAFAWKIAQSPLCSNLYIAPGNAGTPQYGTNVNISATDFEGIKTFTLANAIDMVLVGPEEPLVKGVHDFFLNDDALKNIPVIGPQAEAAQLEGSKDFSKQFMERNNVPTAASKTFTQDTLQEGLTYLETAGLPIVLKADGLAAGKGVLICTTLEEAKQELTEMLSHAKFGAASSKVVIEQFLKGIELSVFVLTDGNSYKILPEAKDYKRIGEGDTGLNTGGMGSVSPVPFADKAFMDKVEQRVIIPTVEGLKKEGIPYKGFIFIGLMNDGGEPYVIEYNCRMGDPETESVMLRIESDFVELLLGVAQETLHEKDFKVSPKTAATVVCVAGGYPGDYMKGQVITGLENLRDSHVFQAGTTLQGDDVVTNGGRVLMVSSLQDTMFEALQQATADASRIYYDGMVFRKDIGFDLL, encoded by the coding sequence ATGAATATCCTGCTCCTTGGTTCGGGCGGAAGGGAAAGCGCCTTCGCCTGGAAAATTGCTCAAAGTCCACTATGCAGCAACCTATATATTGCCCCCGGTAATGCCGGCACCCCGCAATACGGAACCAACGTTAACATTAGCGCAACCGATTTTGAAGGCATTAAAACCTTTACCCTGGCCAATGCTATTGACATGGTACTAGTAGGCCCTGAAGAACCATTGGTAAAAGGCGTGCACGATTTCTTTTTGAATGACGATGCGCTGAAAAACATCCCGGTTATTGGCCCGCAAGCCGAGGCTGCGCAGTTAGAAGGCAGCAAGGATTTCTCTAAGCAGTTTATGGAGCGTAATAACGTGCCTACCGCTGCATCAAAAACATTTACACAAGATACCCTGCAGGAAGGTTTAACCTACCTGGAAACCGCAGGTCTGCCGATAGTATTGAAAGCCGACGGATTGGCAGCAGGCAAAGGTGTGCTCATTTGCACCACGCTTGAAGAAGCCAAGCAAGAGCTGACCGAAATGCTGAGCCATGCCAAATTTGGCGCGGCCAGCAGCAAGGTAGTGATTGAGCAATTCCTGAAAGGCATCGAGCTATCGGTATTCGTTTTAACCGACGGCAACAGCTACAAGATTCTGCCAGAGGCAAAAGACTACAAACGTATTGGCGAGGGCGATACCGGCCTTAACACCGGCGGTATGGGCTCCGTTTCACCGGTTCCGTTTGCTGATAAGGCGTTTATGGATAAGGTGGAGCAACGCGTGATCATCCCTACCGTTGAAGGTCTGAAGAAAGAGGGCATCCCTTACAAAGGTTTCATCTTTATTGGTTTGATGAATGACGGCGGCGAACCTTACGTAATTGAGTACAACTGCCGCATGGGCGACCCGGAGACCGAAAGCGTAATGCTACGCATTGAAAGCGACTTTGTTGAGCTACTGCTAGGCGTTGCCCAGGAAACCCTGCACGAGAAAGACTTTAAAGTGAGCCCTAAAACTGCAGCCACCGTTGTTTGCGTGGCCGGCGGCTACCCGGGCGATTATATGAAAGGCCAGGTAATTACCGGACTGGAAAACCTGCGCGACTCGCACGTGTTCCAGGCGGGCACCACCCTGCAAGGTGATGACGTGGTAACTAACGGCGGCCGCGTATTGATGGTAAGCAGCCTGCAAGACACCATGTTTGAAGCCTTACAACAGGCCACAGCTGACGCCAGCCGTATTTATTATGATGGTATGGTATTCCGTAAAGACATTGGCTTTGACCTGCTGTAA
- a CDS encoding phosphatase PAP2 family protein: MDNDFQYITLLDIYRKVKFFLIPYLVILMACLTIKCIYTREQIYFAVNGVNSGLADAIFPYITNLGDGLAVVLLGLIMALFSLRKAFLLLTAYGFTALVAQVLKYIFDLPRPYLYFKTQVAHMHLVKGVYMLSYHSFPSGHTVTAFSACITLAYLFRNKWLDVLMLIVAILIGYSRMYLSEHFFEDVTAGSAVGVFATLFWLYWFDNLRFMHKGKFRGGLIKKAGS; this comes from the coding sequence ATGGATAACGATTTTCAATACATCACCCTACTTGATATCTACCGCAAGGTAAAGTTCTTCCTTATCCCCTACCTGGTGATCTTGATGGCTTGTTTAACCATCAAATGCATTTACACCCGCGAGCAGATCTATTTTGCCGTAAACGGCGTAAACAGCGGCCTGGCTGATGCTATTTTTCCTTACATCACCAATCTGGGCGATGGCTTAGCCGTTGTTTTACTGGGGCTGATTATGGCTTTATTCAGCCTGCGCAAAGCTTTTTTACTGCTTACAGCCTATGGCTTTACGGCGCTGGTGGCACAAGTATTAAAATATATTTTTGATTTGCCCCGCCCCTACCTTTATTTTAAAACCCAGGTGGCGCACATGCACCTGGTTAAAGGCGTTTATATGCTCAGCTACCATAGCTTTCCATCGGGGCATACGGTAACGGCTTTTTCGGCTTGTATCACGTTGGCTTACCTGTTTCGCAATAAGTGGTTGGATGTGCTGATGCTGATAGTGGCTATCCTGATTGGCTACTCACGCATGTACCTGAGCGAACATTTTTTTGAGGATGTTACCGCAGGCTCGGCCGTAGGTGTGTTTGCTACGTTGTTCTGGCTTTATTGGTTTGATAACCTCCGGTTTATGCACAAGGGCAAATTCAGGGGTGGATTGATAAAGAAGGCCGGCAGTTAA
- a CDS encoding EamA family transporter, with translation MWWIYALLSALFAALTAIFAKIGIKDVDSNLATAIRTVFILVIAWAIALFKGGANVGSLTRTNWIFLALSGCATGLSWVFYFKALQMGEVQQVAPVDKLSVALAIVLAAIFLGEPLTWKNSIGALLIIAGTIVLILK, from the coding sequence ATGTGGTGGATATACGCTTTACTCTCTGCACTTTTCGCTGCGCTCACGGCCATTTTTGCCAAAATTGGCATTAAGGATGTAGATAGTAATCTGGCTACAGCCATCCGTACGGTGTTCATTTTGGTAATTGCCTGGGCCATTGCGCTGTTTAAAGGCGGGGCCAACGTAGGCAGCCTCACCCGCACTAACTGGATTTTTCTGGCACTTTCGGGCTGTGCAACGGGCCTGTCGTGGGTATTTTACTTTAAAGCACTGCAGATGGGCGAGGTACAGCAGGTTGCACCTGTAGACAAACTGAGTGTGGCACTGGCTATTGTGCTGGCCGCTATATTTCTGGGCGAGCCGCTCACCTGGAAAAACTCTATCGGCGCGCTGCTCATTATTGCCGGCACCATTGTACTTATCTTAAAATAA
- a CDS encoding tRNA-(ms[2]io[6]A)-hydroxylase — protein MSEKTILKLQLPTDPLWVKNVVESNIEEILTDHAFCEQKAASNAITLIVQNPELSDMVQEMAALVQEEMDHFKRVHDIILERGYVLGKERKDDYVGELLKFLKKGGHRREQLIDRLLFAAMIEARSCERFKVLSENINDEQLSAFYYELMVSEATHYATFIRLARKYANGIDVDSRWSEFLAYEAQVIQNYGKRETIHG, from the coding sequence GTGAGCGAGAAAACCATATTAAAACTGCAACTACCTACCGACCCGCTTTGGGTAAAGAACGTGGTAGAAAGCAACATTGAAGAGATACTGACCGACCATGCCTTCTGCGAGCAGAAAGCAGCCAGCAATGCTATCACATTGATTGTGCAGAACCCTGAACTATCAGACATGGTGCAGGAAATGGCAGCCCTGGTACAGGAAGAAATGGATCACTTTAAACGCGTGCACGATATCATCCTGGAACGTGGTTACGTACTGGGCAAAGAACGCAAAGACGATTACGTCGGCGAACTCCTCAAGTTCCTGAAAAAAGGCGGCCATCGCCGTGAGCAATTGATTGACCGTTTGCTATTTGCCGCTATGATTGAGGCCCGCAGCTGCGAGCGCTTCAAGGTACTGTCTGAAAACATTAACGACGAGCAACTTTCTGCTTTTTACTATGAACTGATGGTGAGCGAGGCAACACACTACGCTACCTTCATCCGCCTTGCCAGAAAATACGCTAATGGTATTGATGTAGACAGCCGCTGGAGTGAGTTTCTGGCTTACGAAGCGCAGGTAATTCAAAACTACGGCAAGCGCGAAACTATACACGGTTAA
- a CDS encoding type II toxin-antitoxin system RelE/ParE family toxin, with product MAKRRSLKIIILPTAQQDLREIVSFIAKDSPAYAKREKLLIIEIIDKLGYFPELGTIFNYKNVNARKFPFRSYLIIYRLIDDSLMEILSIHHHARSFSNNPALDTDDE from the coding sequence ATGGCTAAACGAAGATCTTTAAAGATCATTATTCTTCCGACAGCTCAGCAAGATTTAAGAGAGATTGTGAGCTTTATTGCAAAAGACTCTCCAGCCTACGCCAAAAGAGAAAAACTGTTAATTATAGAAATAATCGACAAACTTGGATATTTTCCAGAGCTCGGTACGATCTTTAATTACAAGAATGTTAACGCAAGAAAATTCCCGTTCAGAAGCTATCTCATAATTTACCGACTTATCGACGATTCTTTAATGGAGATTTTATCTATCCACCACCATGCCCGCTCCTTCTCCAACAATCCCGCACTCGATACAGACGACGAATAA
- the nadD gene encoding nicotinate (nicotinamide) nucleotide adenylyltransferase, with product MKIGLFFGSFNPIHIGHLIIANYMANHTELEKVWLIVSPQNPLKKYSDLVNTYDRLEMAKLATDNSANIMVSDVELKLPQPSYTIDTLTHLTEKYPEHEFAIIMGSDNLATLHKWKNYKLLLRDYRIFVYPRPGYENAELAPHPSVTITMTPLMELSATFIRQSLAQKKNVQYFVPDAVLKFIDDKSLYKNQ from the coding sequence ATGAAAATCGGGCTTTTCTTCGGTTCCTTTAACCCAATCCACATCGGGCATTTGATTATTGCCAATTACATGGCTAACCATACCGAACTGGAAAAGGTATGGCTGATTGTATCGCCCCAGAACCCACTGAAGAAATATAGCGACCTGGTAAATACTTATGATCGCCTGGAGATGGCCAAACTGGCTACCGATAACTCCGCCAATATTATGGTAAGCGATGTGGAACTAAAGTTACCGCAACCATCATACACCATAGATACCCTTACGCATCTCACCGAAAAATACCCCGAGCACGAGTTTGCCATCATCATGGGGTCAGACAACCTTGCCACCCTGCACAAATGGAAAAACTATAAACTCCTGCTGCGCGATTACCGCATTTTTGTATACCCCCGCCCCGGCTATGAAAACGCCGAACTGGCCCCGCACCCATCCGTAACCATCACCATGACACCGCTGATGGAGCTTTCGGCCACCTTTATCCGCCAATCGCTGGCACAGAAAAAGAACGTACAATATTTTGTTCCCGATGCCGTACTGAAGTTTATAGACGACAAGAGTTTGTATAAAAATCAGTAA
- the gmk gene encoding guanylate kinase translates to MNPEGKLIIFSAPSGAGKTTIVQHLLSKYSDKLEFSISATTREPRGTETNHKDYYFISKEEFLHRIAKKHFVEFEEVYTGTFYGTLREEIERIWAKGKAVIFDIDVEGGLHLKRKYEDQALAIFVQPPSLEVLKQRLSGRGTDSPEKLQERFAKAEKELNYAPKFDVILKNYDLQTACNEAEVLVNDFLSEKINL, encoded by the coding sequence ATGAACCCAGAGGGCAAACTCATCATATTTTCGGCACCAAGCGGCGCGGGTAAAACCACCATCGTACAGCATTTGCTGAGCAAATATTCAGACAAGCTGGAATTTTCTATCTCGGCCACCACGCGCGAGCCAAGGGGCACGGAGACCAACCATAAAGACTATTATTTCATCAGCAAAGAGGAGTTTTTGCACCGTATTGCCAAAAAGCACTTTGTAGAGTTTGAAGAGGTGTATACCGGCACTTTCTACGGCACCCTGCGCGAAGAGATTGAGCGCATCTGGGCCAAAGGTAAAGCCGTGATATTTGATATTGACGTGGAAGGCGGACTGCACCTGAAACGCAAGTATGAAGACCAGGCGCTGGCCATCTTTGTGCAGCCACCATCTTTAGAGGTTTTAAAGCAGCGTTTATCTGGCCGTGGTACCGATAGCCCAGAAAAACTACAGGAACGCTTCGCAAAAGCCGAAAAAGAGTTGAATTACGCGCCAAAATTTGATGTTATTCTAAAAAATTACGATCTTCAGACGGCCTGCAACGAAGCTGAAGTATTAGTAAACGATTTTTTATCAGAAAAAATCAACTTATAG
- a CDS encoding YicC/YloC family endoribonuclease, with the protein MIKSMTGYGVASCDLGTTKYTVEIKSLNSKFLELSLRIPKSFSEKEFQLRTECNKQIERGKVNLSISAEKNDVAVKAAGINTPLLKHYLEQLKAVSADVNEPTSNLLQLALSLPDVVKFDEESVSEDEWKAVERTFQQALKNFQQFRQDEGNILEADARMRIGLIQQNLNGVEEAEPKRVPLIRERLNQFLTEAVGREQVDQNRFEQELIYYIDKLDITEEKTRLRAHCNYFLETLKSPDANGKKLGFISQEIGREINTIGSKANDADIQKLVVGMKEELEKIKEQLLNVL; encoded by the coding sequence ATGATAAAATCAATGACAGGGTATGGCGTAGCCAGTTGTGATCTTGGTACCACAAAATATACTGTTGAAATCAAATCGCTGAACAGCAAGTTCCTGGAACTATCGCTGCGGATCCCAAAAAGCTTTTCTGAAAAAGAGTTTCAGCTGCGCACTGAGTGTAACAAGCAGATTGAACGCGGCAAGGTAAACCTGAGCATCAGCGCTGAGAAAAACGACGTTGCTGTTAAAGCCGCCGGCATTAACACTCCGCTGTTGAAACATTATCTGGAGCAACTTAAAGCTGTTAGCGCCGACGTTAACGAACCAACCAGCAACCTGCTGCAATTGGCGTTGAGTTTGCCTGACGTGGTAAAGTTTGATGAAGAGAGCGTTTCTGAAGATGAATGGAAAGCCGTTGAACGCACCTTTCAGCAAGCGCTGAAAAACTTCCAGCAATTCCGTCAGGACGAGGGTAACATCCTGGAAGCTGACGCCCGCATGCGTATCGGCCTCATTCAGCAAAACCTGAATGGTGTTGAAGAAGCTGAGCCAAAACGCGTTCCCTTGATCCGCGAGCGTTTGAACCAGTTTTTAACTGAAGCCGTTGGCCGCGAACAGGTAGATCAGAACCGCTTTGAGCAGGAGCTAATCTATTATATTGATAAGCTTGACATTACCGAAGAAAAAACACGCCTGCGTGCACATTGCAACTATTTCCTGGAAACGCTGAAAAGCCCCGATGCCAATGGCAAGAAACTGGGCTTTATCTCGCAGGAGATTGGTCGCGAGATCAACACCATCGGTTCAAAAGCCAATGATGCCGACATCCAGAAACTGGTAGTAGGCATGAAGGAAGAACTGGAAAAAATTAAAGAGCAATTATTAAACGTGCTGTAA